In Sorghum bicolor cultivar BTx623 chromosome 8, Sorghum_bicolor_NCBIv3, whole genome shotgun sequence, one genomic interval encodes:
- the LOC8071422 gene encoding probable peptide/nitrate transporter At3g43790 → MSSEEAPLLVPAPAPVAEGCPGCAMERRKASSNGRIPYKELFFVGVTSLASSLPITCLFPFLYFMVRDFHIAKTEEDIGFYAGFLAASYMVGRGFSSVFWGILADRIGRKPVIAFSILCVVIFNTLFGLSTTYWMAIATRLVLGALNGLLAPIKAYCVEVCQPEHQALGLSIVNTAWALGLIVGPALGGYLSQPAEKYPRIFFKDSVFGRFPYLLPCLSVSVFATIVLIICEWLPETIHKHKVPEMDTRIIKALPSEKGYWEAPRKKKSLLQNRAWISTMLPYCFFSLHDTAYSEILSLWAVSDRKYGGLSFSTEDIGQVLAMAGASLLVYQLIIYRWVHKTLGTVNSARIASAVSILVLATYPFMTYLSGVKLSFALHSAAMMRSALSITVNTGISLLQNNAVCQEQRGTANGIATTAMSFFKSIAPVGAGALFSWAQKRQDVAFLPGDQVVFMVLNLVQLLGLISIFEPFLVLPALPE, encoded by the exons ATGAGCAGCGAGGAAGCGCCGCTGCtggtgccggcgccggcgccggtggcGGAGGGTTGCCCCGGGTGCGCGATGGAGCGGCGGAAGGCGAGCAGCAACGGGAGGATCCCCTACAAGGAGCTCTTCTTCGTCGGCGTCACCTCCCTCGCCTCAT CTTTACCAATCACGTGCCTCTTCCCCTTCCTGTATTTCATG GTAAGGGACTTCCACATTGCTAAAACAGAGGAAGATATTGGATTTTATGCTGGTTTTCTTG CTGCATCATACATGGTGGGCAGAGGCTTTTCTTCAGTTTTCTGGGGCATTCTCGCAGACCGAATTGGACGGAAGCCTGTCATCGCATTTTCAATCTTGTGTGT GGTCATATTTAACACACTATTTGGTCTAAGTACAACGTATTGGATGGCAATTGCTACAAGACTTGTGTTGGGTGCTCTAAATGGCCTACTTGCCCCAATAAAG GCATATTGCGTTGAAGTTTGTCAACCTGAACATCAGGCACTTGGACTCTCAATT GTGAACACGGCATGGGCTTTGGGTCTTATTGTTGGTCCAGCTCTTGGAGGTTACCTTTCACAG CCAGCTGAGAAAtatcctcgcatatttttcaaGGATTCTGTCTTTGGCAG ATTTCCATATCTTTTACCCTGTCTAAGTGTATCAGTGTTCGCTACAATTGTCCTGATAATCTGTGAATGGCTTCCG GAGACTATACATAAACATAAAGTTCCCGAAATGGACACCAGAATAATCAAAGCCTTGCCATCAGAAAAGGGTTATTGGGAAGCACCTCGCAAGAAGAAGAGTTTGCTCCAGAACAGGGCTTGGATATCAACTATGCTACCTTACTGCTTTTTTAGTCTTCATGACACAGCATATAGTGAG ATACTTTCCTTATGGGCTGTGAGCGATCGGAAGTATGGCGGCCTTAGCTTCTCAACTGAAGATATTGGTCAGGTTCTTGCTATGGCAG GTGCTAGTCTTCTAGTATACCAGCTTATCATTTATCGCTGGGTTCATAAAACTCTTGGAACAGTCAACTCAGCACGTATTGCTTCT GCTGTGTCTATACTTGTTCTTGCGACTTATCCCTTTATGACATACCTATCTGGAGTGAAACTTTCCTTTGCTCTTCATTCTGCAGCCATGATGAGAAGTGCTCTTTCA ATCACTGTCAACACAGGAATTTCCCTTCTACAGAACAATGCTGTG TGCCAAGAACAAAGAGGCACCGCAAATGGTATAGCGACAACTGCAATGTCATTCTTCAAGTCAATTGCTCCAGTAGGTGCAGGGGCCCT ATTCTCATGGGCACAAAAACGTCAAGATGTTGCTTTCCTGCCAG